In one Cyclopterus lumpus isolate fCycLum1 chromosome 24, fCycLum1.pri, whole genome shotgun sequence genomic region, the following are encoded:
- the sox7 gene encoding transcription factor SOX-7, with product MAALISAYSSWPESFECPPGDGDVSDGHGPHRTPVDKAPEPRIRRPMNAFMVWAKDERKRLAVQNPDLHNAELSKMLGKSWKALTPPDKRPYVEEAERLRVQHMQDYPNYKYRPRRKKQLKRICKRVDPGFMLSGLAPDQNALPDQRVLCHPLDKDEGSPNGIRSGFSSPSSVLPGVRSFRDPAGSNSSFDTYPYGLPTPPEMSPLDAMDHEHVPPSYYSTSGSSSCSSSCPDEHHQNQTHMGSPPPYHTDYTQTQIHCGGTHIGHISHMSQTGSGLIPGPPLSYYSTSSFPQIHHGLHHGHLGQLSPPPETQGHLETLDQLSQAELLGEVDRNEFDQYLNSTGAGFHPEQGGSMTVTGHIQVASAAASASPSSTTESTLISVLADATAAYYNNYGIS from the exons ATGGCCGCCCTCATCAGCGCGTACTCGTCGTGGCCAGAGTCCTTCGAGTGTCCTCCGGGAGACGGGGACGTGTCGGACGGACACGGCCCGCACAGGACCCCCGTGGACAAGGCGCCGGAGCCGCGGATCAGACGGCCCATGAATGCGTTCATGGTGTGGGCCAAAGATGAGCGCAAGCGGCTGGCGGTTCAAAATCCAGACCTGCACAATGCCGAGCTCAGCAAAATGTTGG GCAAGTCATGGAAGGCCCTGACTCCCCCTGATAAGAGGCCCTATGTGGAGGAAGCGGAGAGGCTTCGGGTGCAGCACATGCAGGACTACCCCAACTATAAGTATCGGCCTCGCCGGAAGAAACAGCTGAAACGCATCTGCAAGCGAGTGGACCCTGGCTTCATGCTGAGCGGGCTGGCCCCCGATCAGAACGCCCTGCCCGACCAGCGAGTCCTCTGTCACCCCCTCGACAAAGACGAGGGCAGCCCTAATGGTATCAGAAGCGGCTTCTCCAGCCCCAGCTCCGTTCTGCCCGGCGTCAGAAGCTTCAGAGACCCAGCTGGCTCAAACAGCAGCTTTGACACCTACCCCTACGGCCTGCCCACTCCCCCTGAGATGTCCCCCTTAGATGCCATGGACCACGAGCATGTACCCCCTTCTTATTATTCAACATCTGGtagctcctcctgctcttcctcctgcccAGATGAGCACCACCAGAATCAGACGCACATGGGCAGCCCTCCCCCCTACCACACCGACTACACTCAGACCCAAATCCATTGTGGGGGCACACACATAGGTCACATCTCTCACATGTCCCAAACTGGCAGTGGACTGATCCCTGGCCCGCCGCTGTCTTACTACAGTACCTCATCTTTCCCCCAGATTCACCACGGGCTCCACCACGGCCACCTGGGTCAGCTGTCCCCCCCACCAGAGACACAGGGTCACCTGGAGACTCTAGACCAGCTGAGTCAGGCAGAGCTTCTGGGTGAGGTGGACCGCAATGAGTTTGACCAGTACCTGAACTCCACTGGGGCCGGGTTCCATCCTGAGCAGGGCGGCAGCATGACTGTTACAGGACACATCCAGGTTGCGTCTGCAGCTGCCTCTGCATCTCCCAGCAGCACCACAGAAAGCACCCTCATTTCGGTGCTCGCGGACGCAACGGCGGCCTACTACAACAACTACGGCATCTCGTAA